The Anopheles coluzzii chromosome 2, AcolN3, whole genome shotgun sequence genome window below encodes:
- the LOC120951106 gene encoding bystin gives MGKSKAHRIKKLTGPKSSFDEQPNEGRVSKKAKQPKIRLRAEEGNYVDSKTSKRILAVARKQQAELNFLDSSFGPTPQESAAVKKRQRLDDRGSSDESDLEEHDEGDIDGDNLFDDIKISEEDERALQMFQNKDGTKTRTLADIILEKMTEKQTEIQTQFSDNASLKLDEIDPNVREMYKGVRDVLKRYRNGKIPKAFKLIPKLRNWEQFLYITEPQQWSAAAMFQATRLFCSGLTQHMAQRFYNLVLLPRVRDDLAEYGRLNFYLYRSLKKALFKPAAFMKGIVLPLLEAGDCTLREAIIIGSVISCTSIPVLHTAACLLKICEMEYSGACSVFIRIILDKRYALPYRVVDAAVFHFLKFEQDKRELPTLWHKALLTFAQRYKNDISSEQRDALLHLLKKKSHPKITPEIRRELQAAQCRDVEVGQSLALEGEVEFEEDNDYTPMEDDEMGHGSQRGSKSASGQQPDENMDSDEDDEDDDDDDDDDEEEL, from the exons ATGGGCAAATCAAAGGCACACCGTATAAAGAAACTCACCGGACCAAAATCGTCCTTTGACGAACAGCCGAACGAAGGCCGCGTGtccaagaaagcaaaacagccGAAAATCCGACTGCGCGCCGAGGAAGGCAACTATGTTGACTCGAAAACGTCGAAGAGAATTCTTGCGGTAGCTCGCAAACAACAGGCCGAGCTGAACTTCCTCGACAGCTCCTTTGGGCCGACGCCGCAAGAATCAGCTGCGGTGAAGAAACGGCAACGATTGGATG ACAGAGGATCCTCCGACGAGTCTGATCTGGAGGAGCACGATGAAGGCGACATTGATGGAGACAATTTGTTTGACGATATTAAAATCAGCGAGGAAGATGAGCGTGCGCTGCAAATGTTCCAAAACAA AGATGGCACCAAAACACGCACCCTGGCCGATATCATCTTGGAGAAAATGACTGAGAAGCAAACCGAAATTCAAACACAATTCTCCGACAACGCGTCACTCAAGCTGGACGAAATCGACCCGAACGTGCGCGAGATGTACAAGGGCGTGCGGGATGTGCTGAAGCGCTACCGTAACGGCAAAATTCCGAAAGCGTTCAAGCTCATCCCCAAGCTGCGCAACTGGGAACAGTTTCTGTACATTACGGAACCGCAGCAGTGGAGTGCGGCTGCCATGTTTCAGGCGACGCGCCTGTTTTGCTCCGGCCTTACCCAGCACATGGCCCAGCGGTTCTACAATCTCGTGCTGCTGCCACGTGTGCGCGACGATTTGGCCGAGTACGGGCGGCTGAATTTCTATCTGTATCGCTCGCTGAAAAAGGCCCTGTTCAAACCGGCCGCCTTTATGAAGGGCATCGTGCTGCCTCTGCTCGAGGCAGGCGATTGCACGCTGCGCGAGGCAATCATCATCGGCAGCGTGATTAGCTGCACGTCCATCCCGGTGCTGCACACGGCCGCGTGTTTGCTGAAAATCTGCGAAATGGAATACTCCGGCGCGTGTTCCGTGTTTATCCGCATCATACTGGACAAACGGTACGCCCTGCCGTACCGTGTGGTCGATGCGGCCGTGTTTCATTTCCTCAAGTTTGAGCAGGATAAGCGGGAGCTGCCCACGCTGTGGCACAAAGCGCTGCTTACGTTTGCCCAGCGCTACAAGAACGACATTTCCTCCGAGCAGCGGGACGCTTTGCTGCATTTGCTGAA gAAAAAATCCCATCCCAAAATCACACCCGAAATTCGCCGCGAACTGCAGGCAGCCCAGTGTCGCGATGTAGAAGTTGGCCAGAGCTTAGCGCTCGAAGGGGAGGTGGAATTCGAGGAGGATAATGATTACACACCCATGGAGGATGATGAAATGGGTCACGGGTCACAGCGGGGATCGAAATCTGCCAGCGGACAGCAGCCCGACGAAAACATGGATAGCGATGAGGACGACgaggatgacgacgatgatgacgatgatgatgaagaagagtTGTAG